From the Lathyrus oleraceus cultivar Zhongwan6 chromosome 4, CAAS_Psat_ZW6_1.0, whole genome shotgun sequence genome, one window contains:
- the LOC127075856 gene encoding ATPase GET3A: MEDQPQGTLQNVLEQDSLKWVFVGGKGGVGKTTCSSILSILLASVRSSVLIISTDPAHNLSDAFQQRFTKTPTLVNGFSNLYAMEVDPAVEHDDMGSSDGMDSLFSELAGAIPGIDEAMSFAEMLKLVQTMDYSVIVFDTAPTGHTLRLLQFPSVLEKGLAKMMSLKNKFGGLFSQMTRMFGMGDDFGEDALLGKLEGMKDVIEQVNRQFKDPDMTTFVCVCIPEFLSLYETERLVQELTKFEIDTHNIIINQVIFDDEDVESKLLKARMKMQQKYLDQFYMLYDDFNITKLPLLPEEVTGVEALRSFSRNFTLPYKPLCSTDQVERLERRVSALQSQLKDAEEELEKVKRGKQKA, translated from the exons ATGGAAGATCAACCACAAGGAACGTTACAAAACGTTCTAGAACAAGATTCTCTCAAGTGGGTTTTCGTTGGTGGCAAAGGTGGTGTTGGTAAAACCACATGCAGTTCTATCCTCTCTATCCTTCTCGCTTCTGTTCGCTCTTCTGTTCTCATCATCTCAACCGACCCTGCTCACAATCTCAGCGATGCTTTTCAACAGCGTTTCACAAAAACCCCTACTTTGGTTAATGGTTTCTCCAATCTCTATGCAATG GAAGTGGATCCTGCGGTTGAGCATGATGATATGGGTAGTTCTGATGGGATGGATAGTTTGTTCTCTGAGCTTGCTGGTGCAATTCCTGGAATTGATGAGGCTATGAGCTTTGCTGAGATGTTGAA ATTGGTGCAGACAATGGATTATTCTGTCATTGTATTCGACACCGCTCCAACTGGTCATACACTTAGACTGTTGCAATTCCCGTCGGTTTTAGAGAAGGGTCTTGCAAAGATGATGTCTTTGAAAAATAAATTTGGGGGTTTGTTTAGTCAG ATGACTCGCATGTTTGGCATGGGTGATGATTTTGGTGAAGATGCACTCCTCGGAAAGCTTGAAGGAATGAAAGATGTAATTGAACAAGTCAATCGGCAATTCAAAGATCCA GACATGACAACCTTTGTCTGTGTTTGCATTCCCGAATTTCTCTCGCTTTACGAAACTGAACGATTGGTTCAAGAACTCACAAAGTTTGAGATTGACACACACAACATCATCATTAATCAAGTAATCTTTGACGATGAAG ATGTTGAATCCAAGTTACTTAAAGCAAGAATGAAAATGCAACAGAAGTACTTGGACCAGTTTTACATGTTGTATGATGACTTTAATATTACCAAGCTGCCACTTCTTCCAGAAGAG GTTACTGGTGTTGAAGCTCTGAGATCATTTTCAAGAAATTTCACGCTACCGTATAAACCGTTATGCAGTACTGATCAAGTAGAGCGATTAGAGCGAAGAGTATCAGCGTTACAGAGTCAGTTAAAAGATGCTGAAGAAGAGTTGGAGAAAGTCAAAAGAGGGAAGCAAAAGGCTTGA
- the LOC127075859 gene encoding zinc finger CCCH domain-containing protein 17 produces the protein MDMKVKRFNRTERVFGTTCIYWLQGRCNRNPCRYLHSETPSILSTASCRDDTASYHNARKRFHISSESAKMVLRRKTGNDMLPPKHTTKKVLNRNMGDDRERTQVLPQKPSTSICKYWMNDNCVHGDQCRNLHSWSYGDGFATLAKLQGHKKLVTGIALPVGSDKLYSGSTDGTLRSWDCHTGQCANVMNLGAEATSLISEGPWIFAGLPNTVKAWNIQTALQLTLDGPKGRVLAMTVGNDTLLAGAEDGVISAWRGSSKSNSPFELVASLRGHTKSVACLTIGAYKMLYSGSKDHSIKVWDLDTFECKMTLNAHTNEVTSLLCWDNFLLSGSLDCTIKVWYKTEVENLEVAYSHKVENGVVALSGMTDPKNKPILFCSTRDNSVRLYELPSFAERGRLFAKQEVGLVDIAPGGLFFTGDRTGLLTVWKWLEEPKVAASS, from the exons ATGGATATGAAAGTGAAAAGGTTCAATAGAACTGAACGAGTGTTTGGGACAACATGCATCTATTGGCTCCAAGGAAGATGCAACAGAAACCCGTGTAGGTATCTGCACAGTGAAACACCATCAATTCTGTCAACCGCTTCTTGTAGAGATGATACTGCATCATATCATAATGCAAGGAAGCGTTTTCATATATCGTCTGAGTCTGCGAAAATGGTCTTACGTAGAAAGACAGGAAATGACATGTTGCCTCCCAAGCATACTACTAAGAAGGTCTTGAATAGAAATATGGGAGATGACAGAGAAAGGACACAAGTTCTTCCTCAGAAGCCTTCAACAAGTATCTGCAAATATTGGATGAATGACAACTGTGTTCATGGTGATCAGTGCCGGAATTTACATTCATGGTCTTATGGCGATGGGTTTGCCACATTAGCAAAGCTTCAAGGACACAAGAAG CTTGTCACCGGCATTGCACTTCCAGTTGGATCAGACAAACTTTATTCTGGCAGCACCGATGGGACACTTCGGTCATGGGACTGCCATACCGGTCAATGTGCCAATGTGATGAATCTTGGTGCCGAAGCTACCTCTTTGATTAGTGAAGGCCCATGGATTTTTGCTGGTCTTCCTAACACTGTCAAG GCATGGAATATTCAGACTGCTTTACAGTTAACTCTTGATGGACCTAAGGGACGAGTACTTGCCATGACTGTTGGCAATGATACACTCTTAGCTGGAGCAGAG GATGGTGTAATTTCTGCATGGAGAGGCAGCTCTAAATCCAATTCCCCTTTTGAATTGGTTGCATCCCTACGTGGTCACACTAAATCTGTGGCTTGCCTGACCATTGGGGCTTACAAGATGTTGTACTCAGGATCCAAGGATCACAGCATTAAG GTTTGGGACCTAGACACATTTGAGTGTAAAATGACACTCAATGCACATACAAACGAAGTCACATCCCTTCTTTGTTGGGACAATTTCTTGTTATCTGGTTCATTAGACTGCACTATCAAGGTTTGGTATAAAACCGAGGTGGAAAATTTGGAAGTTGCATATTCACACAAAGTAGAAAAC GGTGTGGTTGCACTCTCTGGGATGACTGATCCAAAAAATAAGCCTATATTGTTCTGCTCTACTAGAGACAATTCAGTTCGTCTCTATGAACTGCCATC ATTTGCTGAGAGGGGTAGATTGTTTGCTAAGCAAGAAGTTGGATTAGTTGATATAGCTCCTGGTGGACTCTTCTTCACCGGAGACAGAACTGGACTGCTGACTGTCTGGAAATGGTTGGAAGAGCCCAAAGTTGCAGCATCCTCTTGA
- the LOC127075857 gene encoding ubiquitin-related modifier 1 homolog 2, with amino-acid sequence MQLTIEFGGGLELLCDSKKIHHVNVEFEQQNEEDKLTMRELLSWVQTNLIKERPEMFIKGDTVRPGVLVLVNDCDWELSGQLNTSLEEKDVVVFISTLHGG; translated from the exons ATGCAGCTGACAATTGAGTTCGG AGGGGGTTTGGAGCTTCTCTGTGACTCCAAGAAGATTCACCATGTTAATGTTgaatttgaacaacaaaatgaaGAAGACAAG TTAACCATGAGAGAATTGCTTTCTTGGGTGCAAACCAACTTGATTAAGGAGAGACCCGAAATGTTCATAAAAGGAGATACTGT GAGACCTGGAGTTCTCGTCCTTGTGAACGATTGTGATTGGGAGCTAAGTGGTCAGCTGAATACATCACTGGAAGAGAAAGACGTTGTGGTCTTTATATCAACATTGCATGGTGGTTAG